CCGTCACCTCAGGGGGGAGGGTGACCAGGGGCAGAGGGTCGAGGAGAGAGATGTCCGGGACCAGCGCCTTGCTGATGATGGCGATCTTGCGTTTCTGCATCTCGTCGTTGATGATCGCAAACTGTGAGACGTCTGCCGCGCTCCCGGCCGTCGTCGGGATGCAGATAAGGGGCGGCCCCGGCATCCTGACCTCGTCGACGCCCTCGAACGAGAGGATGTTCTGGTTGTTGGAGGAGACGATCCCGATCCCCTTTGCACAGTCCATCGGGCTCCCGCCGCCGACGGCGACGATGCCGCCGCACTCTTCGGCCTCGTAGATCTCCGCCCCCCGCATTACCTCTGCAGAGCGCGGGTTCTCGGATACGCCGGAGAAGGGGGCCCATGCGATCCCGGCGTCGTCCAGCGACCTGCAGATATCCTCGAACCAGGGAAAGGAGGCGACGCCCGGATCGCTGACGAGAAGGACGCGGTGCACCCCGAAGTTCCGGGCATACCGTCCGGCAAGGCGCGACGCCCCTGTACCGAAGACGAACTCGGGCGCGACAAATTTCCTCAGCGAGTGATCCGATTCCCCCAACATCCTGGCACCTGGAGATAAAAGTCAGAA
Above is a window of Methanofollis tationis DNA encoding:
- the ercA gene encoding alcohol dehydrogenase-like regulatory protein ErcA; amino-acid sequence: MLGESDHSLRKFVAPEFVFGTGASRLAGRYARNFGVHRVLLVSDPGVASFPWFEDICRSLDDAGIAWAPFSGVSENPRSAEVMRGAEIYEAEECGGIVAVGGGSPMDCAKGIGIVSSNNQNILSFEGVDEVRMPGPPLICIPTTAGSAADVSQFAIINDEMQKRKIAIISKALVPDISLLDPLPLVTLPPEVTVNCGMDVFSHAIEAYVSNASSPVTDLHARKAIDLIVRSLPVAVERPDDIDARFGTMMASLHAGLAFSNASLGAVHALAHALGGYLDLSHGLANALLLESVVAFNYAAAPDRYDEIGRIMQAPADGGKEALVSRIRAFRSSLGIAGTIADAGCERSDIPSLAARAIADPCLATNPKDITLEDIGRIYEAAF